AGAGAGTACTTCGGTTTCTATTTGGCTTGTGAGCTCTTTAGAGAATATCCTCTGTAGATATCAGAGAAGGTGTCAGTAAGAGAAACAGAACCCAGTCTGCCCTCCCGTTAGGAACTATCTCTATATAGCTAGAACCACAGGATCCCTTTTGATGCAGTAGTATATTGTTTTAACCATTTGTGATGGTCAGCATACAGTCTTTTAATGGATATGTCAACATGATGTGGGATATGTAAGCAAAGTGTGTAGGCACTGTtcacaaaccaaacaaatggCCTTGGATCAACAATGTTATTTTAAGATTAATATATAATGAAGATAATTATTAGTGGCAGCTCTTTAAGCAACAGTATTTTGAGATTTGGATAGTAATCCCAATAAAACTTTAGTTACAAGTATAAACAATCTTATCACAACAATTTAGACAATATACAAATGTACCTTTTTATAGATGAGTGGTGCATTGTGCTGTGTATTCTTTAACCTGGATAACATACAAATATTGCATCCTTGTTCTACATGGACCTACATTAGGATATTTCTTATTATCTGGACCAAGTAATGAGCGGTTTCACACTTCAGAACCTGTCACAACACAGATCTGCTACCATAGTGAGGAAGCCCCTTTGCTTCAGTGGGGATTCACTTCGCTCCAAGTGCTAATCCTACACTACCCCTCATCCTCCAAATGAATCCTGCTGAGCCGCCGGCACtataaataatttgtttgaaAGAAAGGACACCTCTTGGATTTGTCCTGTCTCCTTCATACTCATCTCCATTTTCCATCACTCCACTCCTCAGTGATAGGCACCTCAGCCTCTCAGGCATTTGTAAATAAGCTTCGACCTGTTTCAATACTTGATTTTAGATTATTGAGCACACAAACTGAAGTGGCTGACCATCGGCACTTGATAAATAACATCTCCTTCTATGGCACAGAGCCACATCACAGCCTGTTCAGTTAAATGGAACTAGTTTGGTAAACCATTGGTAGAATCGGTTCAATTTTAACATGAGTTCATACATGTCACTTTCCTGATGCTAgtctgttgtctgtgtgtgttagtgtgtgaccCTCAGGTATGACCTTTACTGTAATAAGTGCTCTCCTACATGTGCATCGTGTTAATACTGAATGGTGGGAATCACAGGTAAGGTTACATAGATGGATTTAGGCTACGCGTGCTTCATGCATATTGCAAACTCTGAATGACCTGCTAATTTTAGAATCGGATGACacggtggggtggggtggggtggggtgggatgTTTCCTGTCTCTGGTGTCAACCAGCATTTCTTTCTGCTGGCAGCTCTGTTTATTATTGCTAAGAGATGAAAGCGTTTATAAATTCTGTGGGAACATCATGTTCATAAATCAATCTGCCTGTTTGCTGCATTCACAGGTTTGAATTTCACTCAGATCCTTCCTCTCTATTCATCTAAATTTAACATGAAGAAGATAAGAACTCAAAATGTAAATGACAATTAAAACCATACTTAATACATAGATATTTACTGTCATAGGACAAACCCCTTGAGATGTTTTTGAGGGGGTCACGCACACAGGTTCAAAACCAACAACACaatcagaaaaaagagaatgaaacataaattaaggaaaataaattaaacaatgtTACTAAAACAAAAGGTATTTGTTTTAAGGTGAGAAAACAAACCATTTTGGAATAAGCTGAACGATGAAAGAGGACTTGTATCTAAAGGTAAAAATCAGAAGGAGCCTGAAACATGAAatactagaatgacactcagtcgAACACATACCTAGTCAAGccacaccaaattgcacaaactcatagatatcagttggcttaatatgccagatttttttctcatcaagatctgtgaattatttcctgggaaatctgTCTCAgtaagtgtgggggggggcacattCTCGTTGCGCCCGAAAGTTTGagtggttctttcttggcccaaaTCCTACCTGTCCGCCATTTTTCTTGGAAACCTGATCTGTAGTTTATTGCAAAATACTGCTATTTGTGACACCACTGGGATACACACAGCACATGTTAGTGAGTCACACTctttttgttgtcatttttcCTCTACCTGTAACAATCTTTTCCATTGCAGGACGTAATGAGCCTCTAAAGAAAGAGAGGCCCAAGTGGAAGAGCGACTACCCGATGACGGAGGGCCAGCTGCGGAGCAAGCGGGACGAGTTCTGGGACACAGCGCCGGCATTCGAGGGCCGTAAAGAGATCTGGGACGCCCTGAAAGCCGCAGCTGTGGCGCTGGAGTGCAATGACCACGAGCTGGCCCAGGCTATAGTGGACGGAGCCAGTATCACACTGCCACACGGTGGGAATGGAACATGGACAGTACACACAAAATAATGGTTCATACACATGTCTGGAAGGGGGCCTGATAGACAGTCAGTTAAATAAACCAATAACTGGAAATATCATCTTTACTCGGTGTTTACATCCCATATATTTAGATTCACATGCACAAAATAACCCACAAAACAAAGTATTGTTAAAATTTGACAGTAGATTGTGCTTTTCTTCCTGACCTTTTCTAGGTACTCTCGGagagtgttacgatgaactcgGGAACCGCTACCAGCTGCCCGTCTACTGCCTGGCTCCACCCATCAACCTCATCTCAGAACGCAACGACGATGACCCCAGCGACAGCCCCGAACCCACCGTAGCCCCCAAAAAGGAATTCCAGCTCAAGGTACCATAACACGCTGCTAAGAATTCATCCCCTTTCACAATTGAAAGAAACACATTATATCTGTCTTTTGTCTTCAGTGTGAATGGGTAAAATCAGCATTTATTCCTCTGCATTGGTCACAGGTATTTATTGACTCCTGCTCAGATTGGTTGTATGTAAATACATAAGCGGGTGGACACTCATATTTTTGTATACATTTCCGGGCTGTGACGTCTTTCAGCCACAACTTAATCTCTATTAACAGAATCTGTAGGCGAAGGACAAGATTTTGGGGCCGGAAGCCTTCTATCTATTCCATttgtagtttgaccaatcacatttgagCATCGTCTGGACCTAAAACCCCTATAAAGAGTCACTGTTGATGTAATGTGGAGAAACATTTTACTCATTTGATCAAATCAACTCCTCAGACTGTAGACTGTGTTCTGCAAACAGAAGATGGAATCTTGGCCCAGGTATCCACTGTCAATACTGGAGGCCCAAAAATATTCTCTGTTGCCCCTGGAGACGTAAGCCGATGGAGCAGATTGACAGCAATTTAACACTCAACCAATGGGTCCCAGCCAACACGTTTCAAATGTCAAATTTTTTGGGGACATTTTTAATCCATGAAATCTGTCTAAAATGTGATTTTCCCCCAGTATTGAATTGATACTGGCTGGTATCGGATTGAATTGAAATATTTGAGGCACATTTAGTAAACATTATTGAATTGCAGAGCTAAAACCTTTAATCACTTTATTAATCAGTGCTCATTGCACAAAAGTGAATATGGCAATTGACAAATTTATATTTCTGCATCCCCTGCAGGTACGACTGTCCACAGGTAAGGACCTGCGCCTCAGCGCCAGCATGTCTGACACCATCGGGCAGCTCAAGAAGCAGCTGCAGGCCCAGGAGGACATTGACGCCACCCACCAGCGCTGGTTCTTTTCCGGCAAGTTGCTCACGGACAAGTCGCGGCTGCAGGACACCAAGATCCAGAAGGACTTTGTCATCCAGGTCATTGTCAACCCACAGGCCCTCCAAGCCCTCCAAGCCCCCAAGCCctcacccccctcaccccccccaaGTGAATAACGAAGAACAAAGGGGGGACGATGCAGTGGGTGGCCGACACGAGCAGAGCGGAGGTGCCTCTGAATGCTGGATTGAGATAGAACTGAACTGTGGAGGTGCGTAAAAAAATCGACATGAGGGAGAAACTCTTAAGTGCTGCTTTCTTTTATCTATCACGTGTAATTGTACCTTTTTGTTCGGGTTGTGTTGGGTTGTTGTTAAAATGAATCCAGTACACTCTGGAGTTCCTCTTCTTGTCACTTTGAACAGTTTCAAATTCAAGCTGAACGTATATGTTAATGAGCAGcctttttaaacacaaactgtgcACATCACGCTGCACACCTAAAGACTCGGCCTCTGTCCTCTTTGTCTGCACTCATGGAAACTAAGTGCCAATGGACGAAATGCAGAAGTGCTGGAGTTGGTTGTGAAGCACATCTGTACGTGGACGCCCATGGACTCGACTCCTCCACAGATACAGGAGGGGAGGGCAGAGAGCTCAATCCCGaacttttccttcttttcttttgttgagGAAAAGATGTAATCTGAgcttttttgcacatttgaagATATAACTATACTTTTGTGGTAGTTTGTGTGCCTTCTACATGCGGTCGGTGTCCTGAGAGATGCTAGTTTTACCACTAGGCTAAGCCATCTGTATTTTTTTAGATTCAGGAACCTTTAGATTGACCCAAGCTATAACTGTTgcctttttttgtattatttcatcCATCTTTGCCGacaaaaaagtgtgtgtgtgtgcgtatgtgtgtgcgtgcatgtgtgggcAAAAGGAAAACCTATGTACCCACATGATACATGTCAGATTAACGTAGCTCTCTAAGACTAGACTGTTTTCCAGGTGCACAAGTCATAGCTTTGCAGTCAATCATATCATAGCGTCGAGGGAAATGGATGTTCCCCTgcaaaaatgattaaaaagctCTATTATTGACCACTTAATAACACCCACCCCCTGAACACTAGGGGGCACCAACACAGCCCTGATATAATCAGCTCTATCTCTTTGggctcctttttttccccctttctccACCACCTGATGATTGTAAAATCCAGTATTCGCTCGCCATTTATTCTCCATGTGGTCCAgtgatttgaaatatttgttcaccagatgtttgacttttttttcacCAGCTTACGAATGATTGAGCTGGTTTGCTGGAAATGGCTGCCTTATGTGTGGGTGGGGGTTGATGAGCAATTGTTGACCATATGAAGCAGTGAACCAAAACGACGAGCTGCAGATTTGAGTTCTCAGTGAATCTGGCAACGCTAACTACTTCTTAACGTTGCAGTAAATCTAGTATTTCCATGGCCACGACCCTTAAATCACGACGAGGTCCCAACTTCATATAGAGCAATTTGTAATTGCCTTTTTAAGTTGAGCCACACCATAAacagctttcagacatgcactccaGATGATGTGTGCggaattgggtccagactttctgcaGAGTTTTCCTCTCGCACATGAACATTGCATTATCTGGAGCGTTAAGGTAACTTATTTactctgctgcggagatcatgTGATTGACAAGTCACCTCTTATCTAAATTGAAATGTTGCGGTATCAAAACAACCCTGATAGGACCGAGATCTGACTGCTTGAATAGCTCATACGTGAGGTTTTGACCTCCAATAGATTTGAGACGAATTAGGTTTAAGacctgctttttaaatgtagcTTCTCATTGTGAATATTCTCTCTGACTCAAGTCTACAGCTCGATACGCGTTGTTTTCATTCACTGCTTTCGACTTTTTAGCTTCATCAAAATCAcccatttttctatttttctatgTTATCTTCCCTTTACTAATGGATCTTTAGGAGTTTTCTTACTTTCTTAAGCAGAACTtgaacaagctttttttttttttttatctgtatgtGCAATACAATAGACATAGACCTCATATCTTATGTTTCTGGCAGATTTCATAGAGCACCAGCTGTGGTTATTGTTAAAGTTACAAATGTTCACGTTGGTCAAATTGAGGTGTATTTTATCCCGTCACCTCGacaaaatatctaaatattcAAAATGGTAGCACCTCACTATCCATTCTGTTTTCCTACCCGTCATCGGTCGTCATTGAGACTCGGGGCTAAAGCTCTGCTGACGACTTTATACTAAAGCTTCTCCTGTTACAACTTCGCTCCGAGTTGGCTCTCTTTTGAAGACAAAATGAAGAAAGATGGAGCGGTGGTCATTCTGTCATGTTAAACTATATTTTACACAATCTTACTTCATGTTAAAAGCCTTTATGAGATGTCCCCCTGGTTACATAGTTCACATTTCACTGTAGAGTTCAGTGCAATCACTTGCAGTCACATTCACGAATGCAGATCAGTCGTTCCCTGTATGTTGTGAGATGTATGGTGGTTGAATGTTTGGATGCAGGGATATTTTTTTCGGGGGGTCTTCAGCCTACCATGATGAAAAATGTAGCAAAGGTTAATCtgcaaattaatatttaaaggggacacaaGTGTCCGCTATCCTCCAACATATCGAGCTACAACGAAACCAAAGTGTTTTTCTCAGCAGACACTTTGACCTGTGGTTTTAGGAAAAGCACCAGTATTACTGATGACACTACACATGTTTCCATTGACACCACTAATCTGATATTAACCTGATCAAGCAAAGGGTTGGTGAGTTTTACTCTAGCCCCtccaccttttctttttttttttcacaaagtaaaaagcttgaggCCTCTCGCACAAGTCACGTCTCATTTTAGTGAAGACTCCTTTGGTCCGTATAGCTAAAGTAGGGGCGGAGGCAGAGGggtcaacttttttttttttttacatgaattaTAGTTCAAAGTCCTCCTGTTACCTTTTAACCACATCTCGTCCTCAGCAGTAAACTCCTGAACAAACTGCGTTGTTCCCAAACGTCTCTGCTGAGAAACACAATCTTTTTCAAGAGTCAtctgcatcttttatttttttattcactgaTGCCCTCCACGCACCGCAGATCCAAAAACTGCAGCAAGGAGAAGGCAAATGGACCTCGATCATTACATCAttgttttgcacttttttttttaatgtatgtcACTTTCAACACATTGGAACACAACAGGATTGTGTGTTCATGATTCACAATTGCATATGGAGATGATTATTAAACTGGTCGCACAGAAAAAAAGCCATAATTGGacgaaacatatttattttacacactTATCAGCAAAATCCTCATTGTTGTCCTCTCCTTTGAAGAACTAAATTTTCCAAAAGCCCCTGCAGTTCAATCTCTTTGGTTTGATACACGTCTCAATCACACAAGCAGTAATTGTTTTTCAAGTCTATATGCCTTAgtatgtgtaaaaaaaacaaaatcagtatAATTAGTCATTCAAGAGAAAAGTCATTATATGGACATTTCCTGATGATGAATAACATCCACAGTTTATTTTACTTCTCGGCGTTTGTTCGTTTATATGCTGATTTTccttttaaatcatatttttaaacTGTTGAATAAAACTCaatttattgtaaaaaaaaaaaagattggtgtcagttttttcttctccatttgaatgaaatgaaagtgaTCTGAACTAAGTTACAGTGTGActttagaaaaataattaatatgaGACCCAGCTTGTCAACGTGTTGCAGCAAGTTCCACAAGGTGGAGCTCTTTGCTTTTGCAAATACTCTAATGAGCCCAGGCtgctgagaaacacacacacacacacacacacatccctgtgTGTTTTAGCCTCTAACATATTCAGGCATGAATCAGATGATTTACAGTGTGTTccttgaaagtgtgtgtgttttccccccAACCTCGAGGGTAAAATATAAGGgaaattttataaaaacaaagtttGTGCTTTTTCTGGAGGCACTGGGCTACTCGGAAAAGTTACATTTGATAATGTTTTGGTGATATATTGCAGATTGTCGTGCCCATTCCGTCATGTAATGATTTCCCAGGGTTTTAGCTACAGACACTTTTGTCCATCCTAAACAATTTCTTTGCACTGCGTTTCCCAGCAGCCACCTGTCAGTCACAATTAAGGCAACTGGAATTTTCTTCTGATTATATATTTGGTTCATACGTGAGGTCTGCAGGAGGTCAGCATCAGGGGTTGTGATCATGATTACATCCTTCTGTTTATAAAAACATACCATAATTGCAAATGCAATAGTCATTTTCTTTCTAATACTTTTAATGTTAAAGAACTGCTCATTATTGCCATCATGCTGCTGCATCCATCATCCTCCTGGTACACGGAGAGGGAGCTGTTTAAACTGTGTggctctttccctctttcagcCTCTGCAAATACAGTCAGGGTCTCAGGGTCTCTGGAGGGTTGTGGTGCACCGGGCCTGGAAAAAGCCCCTATTGACGGTGGAATTTCACAGGACGTGCTGTTTGTGGTCGCTCACCCAGTCATCCCCATTCTAAGCTCTGTTCTGCACAAAGTCCCCGACAGTCCCAGGATGACCCTGACGCCACAGCGGAGGGTTTAGACGGAGGTTCTCGTCTCGGGGGTCATTACAACGTCCGGGCCTCCTCctattaatttgaatttggaTCTCTGTCAATCTGTTTTACGAAGCTCCCACATTGTGTGCGTCTGATTTTCTTTCCTGTGCTGAAAACCCACTGCAGTAGACGTCATAAATTGTAGCGCTAATCCTGATGAACTGCAAAGTCACGACCGGAATTTCATGAGATTACTTTAACAGAGAGCTCGTAAGTACCAATGGGCAAACGGTTCCCCTTCGAAGATCTACTGCgagtatttcttcttctttttctatttGTCTTGAATAAACTTGTTTTGTAGCTTAAACCTGTAAAAACAAACCTGCACCGTCAATGAATATCAAAATGAAGCTATAGAGTGTCTCAGTGTAATGGAAAGTCTGCCACAGGAAGTGGTTTATCCAAAATGAGAGCAAGACAGATATCTTCCACAGGGAGCTGGACATCTACAGTCTCCACCACACACCAGCAGTATGTTGTTTCATAGATGGAAATTCCCATCTTATAGGCTGTAATTACAACTTCTGTGGGTTCCACTCCCACTGACAGTAAAGCTAATGGTCAGCAGGAGCGTTTGTAGTTTGCACAAACAGTATGAGAAGCTGCAGACTTATTGTGCAGATACTCATGTTCGAGACAGTATGTCAAAAATCTATGTTACACCATTTATATAACTCCTTTTAGCTCTGATTGAGAATTACCATAGATTctgtgtaaagatggacgacctgacCGCTCCCCATACGTGAAGCCAAAGCCATGTGGAGTAAATGCAGTACAGGTCATCAC
The Pleuronectes platessa chromosome 21, fPlePla1.1, whole genome shotgun sequence DNA segment above includes these coding regions:
- the ubtd1b gene encoding ubiquitin domain-containing protein 1 → MGGCVGRYWEGWEDTHSRGSSRNGGRGGRNEPLKKERPKWKSDYPMTEGQLRSKRDEFWDTAPAFEGRKEIWDALKAAAVALECNDHELAQAIVDGASITLPHGTLGECYDELGNRYQLPVYCLAPPINLISERNDDDPSDSPEPTVAPKKEFQLKVRLSTGKDLRLSASMSDTIGQLKKQLQAQEDIDATHQRWFFSGKLLTDKSRLQDTKIQKDFVIQVIVNPQALQALQAPKPSPPSPPPSE